A single window of Chitinophaga sp. XS-30 DNA harbors:
- a CDS encoding AraC family transcriptional regulator, producing MEVKTHYPKHPLLRKYIEYYYFLKTGSADFRSSYYAFPHMLHSLNIHRDVTCEIDVDSIIVRGGSANKHLMVLQGRYDRPLRIELSGILDKITIAFKPLGLNPFISRPFSEVARDTSQVFTDWSDDIGCKAFLDAFYSTGAEDERIDILETYLLSRYRPLEGEDLLLRALAMLTDFDSEHSIPFIAEHISMTPRSFHRFFHKNLGLPPANFRKIARFRHAMQNRMFSSRFRSLTEIGYKSNFSDQSYFIRIYKEMTGDNPRKLFSSIDKLADDHVIFKFIKDLQ from the coding sequence ATGGAGGTAAAAACGCATTATCCGAAGCATCCTCTGCTAAGGAAATACATTGAGTATTACTATTTTCTGAAGACGGGTTCTGCTGACTTCAGAAGTTCGTACTATGCGTTCCCCCATATGCTTCATTCCCTGAATATTCACCGGGATGTCACTTGCGAAATTGACGTGGATTCCATTATTGTGCGAGGGGGCTCTGCGAATAAGCACCTGATGGTCCTCCAGGGACGGTATGACCGCCCGTTGCGTATTGAATTGTCCGGCATTCTGGATAAGATTACGATCGCGTTTAAGCCCCTGGGACTTAATCCGTTTATCTCGCGCCCCTTCTCTGAAGTCGCCCGGGATACCTCGCAGGTCTTTACAGACTGGTCTGACGATATTGGTTGTAAAGCCTTCCTGGATGCATTCTATAGTACAGGTGCTGAAGATGAACGGATCGACATCCTGGAAACCTACCTGCTGTCCCGCTACCGGCCATTGGAGGGGGAAGACTTGCTGTTACGGGCATTGGCGATGCTGACGGATTTTGACAGCGAACATTCAATTCCTTTCATCGCGGAGCATATCTCCATGACTCCCCGGTCGTTTCACCGGTTCTTCCATAAAAATCTGGGCCTCCCACCCGCCAACTTCCGGAAAATTGCAAGGTTCCGTCACGCCATGCAAAACAGGATGTTCTCCAGCCGGTTCCGCTCTCTCACGGAAATTGGGTATAAAAGCAACTTTTCCGACCAATCCTATTTTATCAGAATTTACAAAGAGATGACCGGAGACAATCCCCGAAAGCTCTTCAGCTCCATCGACAAGCTGGCGGATGATCATGTAATATTCAAGTTCATCAAAGATCTACAGTGA
- a CDS encoding DPP IV N-terminal domain-containing protein has translation MLKHICKYCLPALLLPGWLFAQTEDPARYFDAPNLGRQFGSLGIVPFFIDGQDKFWFVASDSSERNYYFIDPATKTKRNMSDLPVIAEKLALLRKEVIDTAAVRISGPGIGNDKGIMVTYSGDRYLYAFSSGELEPVVAGAPKYNDWRNGLSPDRKWQLFARSHNLFLRRCADSSEFQLSHDASLYYSFGINDDDTSSVRDAPSEAVWIKGTPRFYVLRKDRRRVGTMSVVHTLFNPRPRLETYKYELPGDKEVTQYELFIGDTSSKSLVRIHTEKWKDQEITVLHAGRKIFFLRKKRTCDEMELCSVDPATAEVKNLIHETSRPFINEDLFKASILQDGNRILWWSDRTGWGHYYLYDGTGKLKGAVTSGEWTAGRIVKIDTTAEKLFFYGYGRQPGINPYYAFVYSVQFSGKKLTLLTPENATHHVFMAPGGTCFVDTYSRIDMPPRTIVRRADGREVMEAWKPDMSRLYAYGWKAPEMFRVKAADGVTDIYGLMWKPFDFDSTRKYPVISQVYPGPQTETVWSEFTVLDRYNNTSLAQCGFVVVCMGHRGGSPYRSKAYYTYGYGNLRDYALEDDQAGLRQLAARYAFMDTTRIGVFGHSGGGMMAVAALCKYPDFYKVAVASSGNHDNRIYNRTWGETYQGIDTAFRFNVQLNQDLAAGLRGHLLLVTGEVDANVHPGNTYRLVNALIHEGKEFDMLVLPGQSHTYEGDFKSYFQQRLRNYFKEHL, from the coding sequence ATGTTAAAACATATCTGTAAATATTGCCTGCCGGCCCTCCTGTTGCCTGGCTGGCTTTTTGCCCAGACTGAAGATCCGGCGCGGTATTTCGATGCACCCAATCTTGGCAGGCAGTTTGGCTCCCTGGGGATCGTGCCATTCTTTATCGATGGTCAGGATAAGTTCTGGTTCGTGGCATCAGACAGTTCGGAGCGTAACTACTATTTTATTGATCCGGCTACGAAAACAAAGCGAAATATGTCTGATCTGCCGGTGATCGCAGAAAAGCTCGCCTTGCTTAGGAAAGAGGTCATCGATACAGCGGCGGTCAGGATCAGCGGGCCGGGCATCGGAAATGACAAGGGTATTATGGTGACCTATAGCGGTGACCGCTATCTTTATGCATTTTCATCGGGGGAACTGGAGCCTGTAGTAGCCGGTGCGCCGAAATATAACGACTGGCGCAACGGGTTGTCACCTGACCGGAAATGGCAGCTCTTCGCCCGTTCGCATAACCTGTTTTTGCGCAGATGTGCGGATAGCTCCGAATTTCAATTGAGCCATGATGCATCGTTATATTACTCTTTCGGTATTAATGATGACGACACCTCGTCCGTACGCGACGCTCCTTCGGAAGCGGTGTGGATCAAGGGAACACCGCGTTTTTATGTATTGCGTAAGGACCGCCGCCGTGTGGGTACGATGTCTGTGGTGCATACCTTGTTCAATCCCCGTCCGCGGCTGGAGACCTATAAGTATGAGCTTCCGGGCGACAAGGAAGTGACGCAATACGAATTGTTCATTGGGGATACCTCCTCGAAAAGTCTCGTTCGCATCCATACGGAAAAATGGAAAGACCAGGAGATAACCGTATTGCATGCCGGCCGGAAAATATTCTTTCTTCGTAAAAAACGTACCTGCGATGAAATGGAATTGTGTTCCGTTGATCCGGCCACTGCGGAGGTAAAAAACCTGATCCATGAAACAAGCAGGCCGTTCATCAACGAAGACCTTTTTAAAGCATCCATCCTGCAGGATGGGAACAGGATACTCTGGTGGTCTGACCGTACAGGGTGGGGCCATTATTACCTGTACGATGGAACGGGCAAGCTGAAGGGAGCTGTGACCAGCGGGGAGTGGACAGCCGGCAGGATAGTAAAGATTGATACCACCGCGGAGAAACTTTTTTTCTATGGTTATGGTCGCCAGCCGGGGATCAATCCCTACTATGCATTCGTTTACAGCGTTCAGTTTTCGGGGAAGAAGCTCACTTTGCTGACACCGGAAAATGCCACCCATCACGTATTCATGGCCCCCGGGGGAACATGTTTTGTGGATACCTATTCCCGCATTGACATGCCTCCCCGTACTATTGTGCGCCGGGCGGACGGCCGGGAGGTGATGGAGGCCTGGAAGCCGGATATGAGCAGGTTATACGCTTACGGCTGGAAGGCGCCGGAGATGTTCCGGGTCAAAGCCGCGGACGGTGTAACAGATATTTACGGGTTGATGTGGAAGCCTTTCGATTTTGATAGTACCAGAAAGTATCCCGTTATTTCGCAGGTATATCCCGGCCCGCAGACGGAAACGGTCTGGTCGGAGTTTACCGTATTGGACCGGTATAATAATACCTCGCTCGCGCAATGCGGCTTTGTGGTGGTATGCATGGGCCACAGGGGAGGGTCGCCTTACCGGTCCAAAGCGTATTATACTTACGGTTATGGCAACCTGAGGGATTATGCGCTGGAGGACGACCAGGCAGGCCTGCGGCAGCTGGCAGCCAGGTATGCGTTCATGGATACCACCCGCATCGGCGTCTTCGGGCATTCCGGCGGAGGAATGATGGCCGTGGCCGCTCTTTGCAAGTACCCCGATTTTTATAAAGTGGCGGTAGCATCCTCCGGTAATCACGATAACCGCATATACAACCGCACATGGGGAGAGACCTATCAGGGAATTGACACGGCGTTCCGCTTTAACGTGCAACTCAATCAGGACCTGGCTGCGGGGTTAAGGGGACATTTGCTGCTGGTCACAGGCGAGGTGGATGCGAACGTGCATCCGGGGAATACCTACCGGCTGGTCAATGCGTTGATCCATGAAGGAAAGGAGTTTGACATGCTCGTATTGCCGGGGCAAAGCCACACTTATGAGGGGGATTTCAAAAGCTACTTCCAGCAACGGTTGCGGAATTATTTTAAGGAGCATCTGTAG
- a CDS encoding thioredoxin family protein produces the protein MKRIVGLLALLSAYAASAQHREIAFAHDNLPALMDKAKATGKMIFVDCYTTWCGPCKYMSKEVFTQDSVADFFNSHFINLKMDMEKGEGPAIKTRYDVGAYPTYLLLDGDGNQVYKFVGGMEAAPFMEKIREGMDPANRIAEMLRRYQEGDRSHQLMRDYIREALKMKEIARGKELAHEYFSMLDRKERAGKENWFMFGENNYSRELSDMHSEHFNYLLEHWKDFAAVQGKDVVDKKISGVFLKLAGYCLRGYYQKSFTWNKAAFDRYRQLINGTQTPDKKDLLVMMDIAQAACEKDSIKVLDLMADNIAGFDSRNMDITFDFLSMFPAYKRNAAPRWMEIMQAVAAHSKNPHLVSHVKTYL, from the coding sequence ATGAAAAGGATAGTTGGACTTTTAGCGCTGCTCAGTGCTTACGCCGCCTCGGCCCAGCACAGGGAGATCGCTTTTGCGCACGATAACCTGCCTGCTTTAATGGACAAAGCAAAGGCAACAGGAAAAATGATCTTTGTAGACTGTTACACAACCTGGTGCGGCCCCTGCAAATACATGTCAAAAGAAGTGTTCACGCAGGACAGCGTAGCCGATTTTTTCAACAGTCATTTCATCAACCTGAAAATGGATATGGAAAAAGGTGAGGGGCCTGCCATAAAAACACGCTACGACGTAGGGGCCTATCCCACTTACCTGCTGCTGGATGGTGATGGCAACCAGGTCTACAAATTCGTTGGCGGCATGGAAGCGGCTCCATTCATGGAGAAGATACGGGAAGGCATGGACCCTGCTAACCGTATTGCGGAGATGCTGCGCCGATATCAGGAAGGAGACCGGTCCCACCAGCTGATGCGCGATTATATCCGGGAAGCGCTGAAGATGAAAGAGATTGCCCGCGGGAAGGAGTTGGCGCACGAGTATTTTTCGATGCTTGACAGGAAGGAACGGGCCGGTAAAGAGAACTGGTTCATGTTCGGGGAGAATAACTATTCCCGTGAGCTGTCAGACATGCACAGTGAGCACTTCAACTACCTGCTGGAGCATTGGAAGGATTTTGCGGCCGTGCAGGGAAAGGATGTGGTGGATAAAAAGATATCCGGCGTGTTTCTCAAGCTGGCGGGGTATTGCCTGAGGGGATACTACCAGAAGAGCTTTACCTGGAATAAAGCAGCATTTGACCGGTATCGTCAACTGATCAATGGTACACAAACGCCGGATAAAAAGGACTTGCTGGTAATGATGGACATTGCTCAGGCTGCCTGTGAAAAAGATTCCATTAAAGTGCTGGACCTGATGGCGGACAATATCGCAGGTTTCGATAGCAGGAATATGGATATCACATTCGATTTCCTGTCAATGTTCCCCGCTTACAAGCGGAACGCCGCCCCGCGCTGGATGGAGATCATGCAGGCCGTGGCCGCTCATTCGAAAAACCCACATCTGGTTTCACATGTTAAAACATATCTGTAA
- a CDS encoding zinc-dependent metalloprotease, which translates to MYSRILMIAACVAMFNASAQDMPKGPAQNMPKGPAPFDKFHTKEMKTISGDFPVYQRGKSYFLEIPAQSLNKDILVMGYVRRGASAIAKSSGIIRFSKGINDHLDVTRPIFSEGASGNVNGDMEPVIKKSTKEPVNYGYRIEALGSKKNTYIIDITRQITEAGDWFSFEGLSYLSHPDPQRSFVQRISPEDNGVRFIVERSQTDYMGSTNGPKKAHNASYEVELLFTELSGDKMPRKIAEGETGFETFSFTDYGRVAYAARKTEFIRKWNIHPAGKRAKAHRLKVVIDPLTPAFYRSYIKEGILAWNEAFHAAGYRDILEVSISNDLELAPGKVVVYWGNAYTNILTATVDNPETGEIITARMNLTEGIKDDLMLKYLVQCGAVDGRIVKNIKDRHIAGAIMRWKVMRGMGEVLGLRENLGGSTRYTPEQLRNAAALKTNGMSASIMDDLEFNYLAQPGDQVPVEALIPRIGVDDIAAIQWAYGPENTKKMYEWLPESKDDPFARHADLSADLTEAAILGIKNLESIYPKLAEISAQLDGTENLFNAGGSLYGAAQREYSKYVNDVLSQIGGVSERRSGPVFVPAAQQRKAMAFLSTYVFSGVPAWMNVRLTPDGHIFDADEWIVRLRENVLNRLMSMEVLGALAQQETITGKEALNPEALFAFIDKAVFKSFDKNLALTPAERSTQLNFVYNLSQTAFKSNISSGLSDANTLLHYYLTSIVKKIAALGREHTDLLTRENYRLMQMKAEKEFFSKIKV; encoded by the coding sequence TGTTTAATGCTTCGGCGCAGGATATGCCGAAAGGCCCGGCACAGAATATGCCGAAAGGCCCGGCGCCCTTCGACAAGTTTCATACGAAGGAAATGAAAACGATCAGCGGCGATTTCCCCGTCTATCAGCGCGGAAAGAGCTACTTCCTGGAAATTCCCGCCCAAAGCCTGAATAAAGATATCCTGGTAATGGGGTATGTGCGCAGGGGGGCCTCTGCTATTGCCAAATCGTCCGGTATCATCCGGTTCAGCAAGGGTATTAATGACCATCTGGACGTTACCCGCCCGATTTTCAGTGAAGGGGCTTCCGGGAACGTGAACGGTGATATGGAACCAGTCATTAAAAAGTCCACGAAGGAGCCGGTGAATTACGGTTACCGGATCGAAGCGCTGGGCAGTAAGAAAAACACTTATATCATAGACATAACGCGGCAGATCACCGAAGCGGGAGACTGGTTCAGTTTTGAAGGGCTTTCGTACCTCAGTCACCCCGATCCGCAGCGGTCATTCGTGCAGCGGATCTCACCGGAAGACAATGGTGTCCGGTTTATCGTGGAGCGTTCGCAAACGGACTATATGGGAAGTACCAACGGCCCGAAAAAGGCACATAACGCCAGCTACGAAGTTGAACTGCTGTTCACCGAATTGTCCGGTGACAAAATGCCCCGTAAAATAGCAGAAGGAGAAACCGGTTTTGAAACGTTCAGCTTTACCGACTATGGCAGGGTGGCCTATGCGGCCCGCAAAACCGAATTCATCCGGAAGTGGAACATCCACCCGGCCGGCAAAAGAGCAAAAGCGCACCGCCTGAAAGTGGTGATAGACCCCCTTACCCCGGCATTTTACCGGAGTTATATTAAAGAAGGCATCCTGGCGTGGAACGAAGCTTTCCATGCAGCCGGCTACCGGGATATACTGGAAGTAAGCATCAGTAATGACCTGGAGCTGGCGCCGGGCAAAGTGGTCGTGTATTGGGGCAATGCTTATACAAATATATTGACCGCAACGGTTGATAACCCGGAAACGGGAGAGATCATTACCGCCCGCATGAATCTCACCGAAGGCATCAAAGACGATCTGATGCTCAAATACCTGGTACAGTGCGGCGCAGTGGACGGCCGTATTGTAAAGAATATCAAAGACCGGCATATTGCCGGCGCCATCATGCGCTGGAAAGTAATGCGCGGTATGGGGGAAGTGCTGGGGCTGCGGGAGAACCTGGGCGGAAGTACCCGCTATACCCCGGAGCAGTTGCGAAATGCCGCCGCGTTGAAAACGAACGGCATGAGCGCTTCCATTATGGACGACCTGGAATTTAATTACCTGGCGCAACCCGGTGATCAGGTGCCTGTGGAAGCCCTGATACCCAGGATAGGCGTGGATGATATCGCGGCAATTCAATGGGCCTACGGACCGGAAAATACGAAGAAGATGTACGAATGGCTGCCGGAGAGCAAGGATGACCCGTTTGCCCGCCATGCAGACCTTTCCGCGGACCTGACGGAAGCTGCCATCCTTGGCATCAAAAACCTGGAAAGCATTTATCCGAAGCTGGCCGAAATTTCCGCACAGCTGGACGGTACGGAAAACCTGTTCAATGCGGGCGGTTCGCTTTACGGGGCCGCCCAGCGTGAGTACAGCAAGTATGTCAATGATGTGCTTTCGCAGATCGGCGGAGTATCCGAACGCAGGAGCGGGCCGGTTTTTGTACCTGCCGCGCAACAACGGAAGGCCATGGCTTTCCTTTCCACTTACGTATTCAGTGGTGTGCCGGCCTGGATGAACGTACGCCTGACACCCGATGGTCACATATTCGATGCGGATGAATGGATCGTGCGCCTCCGGGAAAACGTTCTGAACCGCCTGATGAGCATGGAAGTATTGGGCGCATTGGCGCAGCAGGAGACAATAACGGGTAAAGAGGCATTGAATCCTGAAGCACTGTTTGCATTCATCGACAAAGCGGTGTTCAAATCCTTCGATAAAAACCTGGCGCTTACGCCTGCGGAAAGGTCCACGCAGCTGAATTTTGTTTACAACCTTTCACAAACAGCGTTTAAAAGCAATATCAGTAGCGGCTTAAGTGACGCCAATACGTTGCTGCACTATTACCTGACCAGCATCGTGAAAAAGATAGCAGCGCTTGGCCGGGAACATACGGATTTGCTGACACGCGAGAATTACCGCCTGATGCAAATGAAAGCGGAGAAAGAATTTTTCAGTAAGATAAAAGTGTAA